GAGAAAGTGCCTGTAAGGATTTATCAGCCTAAGGTTCCATCTGCCTGCCAAAGGAGAGGAGTTATATTTTTCCATGGAGGAGGATGGGTATTTGGAAGTCTTGGTAAGATATCTAACAGAAAAGATATTGTAATTTAGTTAAAGAAGTATCTACTTCATAAATGGTAAAGTTGATTGTCGCTTGATCTGTAGCAGTTACGAAGTTTGAATATAACCATGGATGCACTTTCATGAGTCTTGCTGTCAGAAGAAAGCATCTGCTGTGCATTatgtgcatttttcttaaagacaagGACAATGAGatatgaagggaaaaatacagtaagcaaatactgaaatagGAAGACGAGGGGGTACAAAAGATCTGAGAAGCTATGtaggaagaggcagagaaaagtagagagtattttcttcttacaaTTCTCTAACTTATGCAACAGACAACATTAgtactctggaaaaaaacaaccaaaccaaacccaaaccccaccaaataTGTTTCTTTCAGAGACCCATGAAAAGCTATGCCGCTCAATTGCCAGAGAAAGTGAATCAGTGGTTGTATCTGTTGGGTGAGTCTTTCCTCATGCTATTTTTTAGAGATTATTTCCTATAGTGTAAATATCACCTTATACCTTCCCTGATCATAAAAACAACCATTCTCGGAGAAATGTTTATTTGGGACTTGTCAATCAATGTTTTCAAATTCTAAACTAAAAATTGATAGTAAACATATAGTAAGTCATACATTCTACTTAATCCTTATTCAAGGAAAACCTGCTTGATACTTACAGAAGCACTACGTGAATGACAAGGTAATATCGTCATCAATATACTGACATAACAATTTGGATTATAATAATATCTTTGTACTGTAACAAAGACATAAAACAGAAGTATTGTCATTTGTATACAACACATGGTTTAAGCTAAAGCATAAACCAACTAAATGACTGTCAATAAACCTAGACATAGTTGGCAGCTAACTACTCCTGTGTTGTTAAAGACTTGACAAACATCCCAAACAGATGATATCCTAACATGTTAATCTGCACCACCTGGTCCAACCACCTGCAGTTTATATATGATCACCCtgtggagaaagggaaaattctGAAGTAATCAGGGTATTGCTGGTTGCAGGAACCAGTATTTTCAGCAATATATTTAAAGCTAGTATTTCCCTCTTGTACTTTTGTTGTCTCCTTTTGTGTATTAGGTATCGTTTAGCTCCTGAACACAAATACCCTGCTGCGTACGAAGACTGCCTTAATGCCACCATACACTTTCTAAAGAATATTGAGCACTATGGCGTGGATCCTGCCCGTATAATTGTCTGTGGGGACAGTGCTGGGGGCAATCTAGCAGCTGCTGTGAGCCAGACCCTTGTGGGTAGATCAGACCTCCCCAAACTCCGTGCTCAGGTCTTGATCTACCCAGGCCTTCAGGCACTGGACTTCAATTTACCATCTTATCAGCAGAATCGGGGAGTCCCGCTGTTATTCCGAGAACGTGCTGCTTTCTACATCTTACAGTACCTAAATGGGAACGCATCAAATCTGGAAGAGGTCTTGGAGGGTTCCCATATTCCTAtagatattaaattaaattataggAAGTGGGTGAGTCCAGATAACATCCCTGAAAAATTTAAGGTCAGAGGCTACAAACCACATGTGCTACTTGACAGTACAACTGAAGTTTATGAGACAGTGCAAAGATTCTGTGAGCCCAACCTGTGCCCACTGTTAGCCGAAGATGCTATTGTTCAGCAGCTGCCTGAGTCTTTCATCTTGACTTGCGAATATGATGTGCTGAGGGATGATGGCTTGCTTTACAAGAAGAGATTGGAGGACAATGGTGTTCGAGTGACCTGGTTCCACCTCGAGGATGGATTCCATGGAATCATAAATTCATTTAATACTGACTGGTTGTcattttcatctggaaaaaggGGTCTTGACAATATTGTGAACTTTCTGAAAAGCATATAGAAAcgattttcttctgtaagaacCGCCAATTTTCTGTGGTCTTTTATGCTTCTCAATTCCATATAAGAGATAGATAGAAAGATACATAGATATAAAATTTGTTAATGAGCAATTATGCCAGTGAGACCactgaaaaagatatttcaagaACGCTATGAAAGTTTCTTTTAGTGCTGTTTGTTTGAAGTATTCCATGTGCAGTCTGCCTCTTTTTGTGATCTATTTAGACAGACACTTGCTACTCTCTCGGTAAATATTAAAGATGCAGTAGAATTTTAAATCAACATCTGGTCTGACCCATTTTAGTCAACTATGATCTATGGTTTCATTCTTCCTATAAGATTAAGTGTGTTTTGGCAAAGGAGAAAGCTACTGATATTACAATGGTACAGTTCAGTGCCTCTGCTGTATGCTACACATAGCATCTGAGTCTAAGATGCTACGATCAACTTGCAGAAAATTTCTATGCACTAGGTAACTGGTATTTTAGacttgaaaaaattaattcaaaactaCAACTGTCCCCAACAGAGATACTCTATTAATAGCTTTGTTTAAATTACAATGGAggaaatgctgtgttttctgtgtttatcaAACATACAGTTATGCTGAAAAACTTGTTCCTGTGATTAAATACTTTAACAAAATAAGATCAATGCATTCGCTTTTGTAGAGCACACCTTAGttcacttttttctcctcatgttAGTTCCAGTTGACTTTTATAAATGTCCTTGTTAAAACTACTTAAAGAATGTCCACAATACAGGAAGGACTATGTTGTGGCTGCAGATCAGATGCAATAGACAATTCAACCTCCACATGAGTTGACTTTCCTTGTAAATAGCAACCCGTCATAAACTAGAACTCCATTCAGTACTGCTATCTCTGAACAGTCATTCATATCATCCGCAATCCAAGAATACCATGCAGAATACCAGGCACTGTATCAGTCCCACAATTAACGTTAAGctaaacaggaaattaaatacattctCCTCTGACTCTTCTCCAAtgtgatgtgtgctggcacctTGCACAACATTCCCAAAGACTTTAAAATGTGTAGCACCTGAGAGACCTGTTGTAATTTGGACTGCTCTAAGGTTTACTGTTATCTGAGAAAGCTAAATCAAAGCCAGGCGTAGAGACACCTCACCTTTGGCTAAgtgaaatggcatttttttatatactgcCAGTGATACTCCTAGTGATTTTTACTGCTTCATTCATACTAATTATGAGAACAATTCGATCTGACTACTCCAATGTCAGTATCCCTCCCGGAGTGAATCATCCTGGAAAGCTTCGAATTGTCCTTGCTTCTATGATTAGTACATCTGTTATGGTGAGTTACTCTGCCATGATTTCTGCCAGAAATGTGGTTTAGGTGCTATTTTTGTAAGGTTATATGTGTACATACCAGAATCCTGCTGGCTGCATTAAGGCTTAAGTGAAGGTTTTCCTTTTTGGGGGGCTGGCTTTAGAGGATAACTTTGGTAAAATCATTTCTGTTAGATCTCAGATAGTTTCAGTCAGGTTTTCCCTACTACATAGGGATGAAGCCAACTGTAAGAGTCCATGCTCTATCAGGTGAGCTTCCCTAATTCAGtttcaattaattatttataaaaagtgaGATTGCTTTGATTTCCATTTTGGCTCAGCAGAGATGATGTTTTTAGGCCATttttgtggctttccagtaacGCTGATTGAAGGCCGGGTGCTTCTTAAGCAGATAAAACCAGAGACTCCTGGGAAACCTTAAAGGAATGACATCTGGGTTGTAAGCCTGTAAGTGGTGGGAAGCTGGTATGGAACCAAGGGACTTGGTGATGCTGAGAAGGAaacaccttttcttctcccctaaGACATTTTGCCTGACAGAGCATGAGTCGGACGCGGGGGCCTACCTGCTCAGGTGCACGGTGCCAAAGCAACCCCGCTTGCCCAGGCGCGTGGCCTCACAGGGGACCGCCACGGCTCCATCTTCTCCTGTGCCAGCTCTCTGGTGAGGACCAAACCGGAGCAGGCAGTAGAGGCGAGCGGCTCCGGAGCAGACTGAACCCTGCCAACACGAAGGCTGGGTGCTCTCTCAGGCCTCGCAGCGGCCGGGGAAGGGCAGGCGCAGGCTCTCCCTCACGGCAACCTGCCTGGCGTGGCGTGTGGCAGCCTCCCCCGAGGCGGCCCGCCGCTGCTGGCTGCCCCCGGGGAGGGCGCCCTCCGCTCAGCCG
The nucleotide sequence above comes from Balearica regulorum gibbericeps isolate bBalReg1 chromosome 21, bBalReg1.pri, whole genome shotgun sequence. Encoded proteins:
- the LOC104631264 gene encoding arylacetamide deacetylase-like 4 yields the protein MAVVYTLLVLFLAVFVAGFILLVMGAINFDFSNSEIPPGVNHPVKLRIIHIILISRAVVGKILENIGICSQVSFVRYMQDRKTLGVDPKLFIKDLLFEKVPVRIYQPKVPSACQRRGVIFFHGGGWVFGSLETHEKLCRSIARESESVVVSVGYRLAPEHKYPAAYEDCLNATIHFLKNIEHYGVDPARIIVCGDSAGGNLAAAVSQTLVGRSDLPKLRAQVLIYPGLQALDFNLPSYQQNRGVPLLFRERAAFYILQYLNGNASNLEEVLEGSHIPIDIKLNYRKWVSPDNIPEKFKVRGYKPHVLLDSTTEVYETVQRFCEPNLCPLLAEDAIVQQLPESFILTCEYDVLRDDGLLYKKRLEDNGVRVTWFHLEDGFHGIINSFNTDWLSFSSGKRGLDNIVNFLKSI